Proteins encoded within one genomic window of Brenneria nigrifluens DSM 30175 = ATCC 13028:
- the dgt gene encoding dGTPase, with amino-acid sequence MSGIDFAKKMSFQRPLSQPISAEDDYSIVRQFESDRGRIINSAAIRRLQQKTQVFPLERNAAVRSRLTHSLEVQQVGRYIAKDILERLRRDNRLEELGLAQWQTPFESMVEMACLMHDIGNPPFGHFGESAINNWFGSLLDVAYQGEGDGRQDRCRVEALRLRDDGLDELRSRIRQDLSYFEGNAQGIRLVHTLLKLNLTYGQVGCILKYTRPAYWRGAVPAQYDYLMKKPGYYLAEEEFVTTLRDALSMGEFHRHPLTYIMEAADDISYCIADLEDAVEKDILTVEQLYDRLHQSWGEALPGDLFSKTVGRAFENQNRHPWRSTSDQFFMNIRVNTVARLVPHASQRFIDNLPEIYSGAFNQALLEDESAQNRLLKIFKNVALKHVFNHHEVEQLELQGYRVIRGLLDIYSPLLDMTYQDFSRLVTEGTHKRYPIETRLYHKLSSKHCLAYREAVENLQRLSSAEQEIREYYYRARLIQDYISGMTDLYAYDEYRRLMAAE; translated from the coding sequence ATGTCCGGTATCGATTTCGCCAAAAAGATGAGCTTTCAGCGTCCTCTTAGCCAGCCGATTAGCGCGGAGGATGACTATTCGATTGTGCGCCAGTTTGAAAGCGATCGCGGACGCATCATCAATTCGGCCGCCATTCGCCGCCTGCAGCAAAAAACCCAGGTTTTCCCGCTGGAACGTAACGCCGCGGTGCGTTCGCGCCTGACCCACTCCCTGGAAGTGCAGCAGGTGGGGCGGTATATCGCCAAAGATATCCTGGAGCGCCTGCGACGGGATAATCGTCTGGAGGAACTGGGACTGGCCCAGTGGCAAACCCCGTTCGAAAGCATGGTGGAAATGGCCTGCCTGATGCATGACATCGGCAATCCCCCCTTTGGTCATTTCGGCGAGTCGGCGATTAACAACTGGTTCGGGTCGTTACTGGACGTCGCCTATCAGGGCGAGGGCGATGGACGCCAGGATCGGTGCCGCGTTGAGGCGCTGCGCCTGCGCGACGATGGGCTGGACGAACTGCGCAGCCGCATCCGTCAGGATCTGAGCTACTTTGAAGGAAATGCGCAGGGCATTCGTCTGGTGCACACCCTGCTTAAGCTGAACCTGACCTACGGACAGGTCGGCTGCATCCTGAAATACACCCGGCCCGCCTACTGGCGCGGAGCCGTACCCGCGCAGTACGACTACCTGATGAAAAAACCCGGCTACTACCTGGCCGAGGAGGAGTTCGTCACCACGCTGCGCGACGCGTTATCGATGGGGGAGTTTCATCGCCATCCGCTTACCTACATTATGGAAGCGGCGGACGATATTTCTTACTGCATTGCCGATCTGGAAGATGCGGTAGAGAAAGATATCCTCACCGTCGAACAGTTATACGACCGTTTACATCAGAGCTGGGGCGAGGCGCTGCCGGGAGATCTATTCAGCAAGACCGTCGGCCGCGCTTTCGAAAACCAAAATCGTCATCCCTGGCGCAGCACCAGCGATCAATTCTTTATGAATATTCGCGTAAATACCGTGGCCAGACTGGTGCCGCATGCTTCGCAGCGCTTTATTGATAACCTGCCCGAAATCTATAGCGGAGCGTTTAATCAGGCGCTGCTGGAAGATGAAAGCGCGCAGAACCGGTTATTGAAAATATTTAAAAATGTCGCTTTGAAGCACGTATTCAATCATCACGAGGTTGAGCAACTGGAGCTTCAGGGCTACCGGGTTATCCGCGGGCTACTGGATATTTATAGTCCGCTGCTGGATATGACGTATCAGGACTTCAGCCGACTGGTAACAGAAGGGACGCATAAACGCTATCCTATCGAAACGCGCCTGTATCATAAATTATCCAGCAAACATTGCTTGGCGTATCGGGAAGCGGTGGAGAACCTGCAACGCTTATCTTCCGCCGAGCAGGAGATTCGCGAGTACTATTATCGCGCCCGGTTAATTCAGGATTACATTAGCGGTATGACCGATCTGTATGCCTATGATGAATACCGCCGGCTGATGGCCGCGGAATAA
- a CDS encoding sulfate ABC transporter substrate-binding protein: MSIRRLGLSVATAALLFSGVASAATELLNVSYDPTRELYQQYNAAFIKHWKETAGEDITIKNSHGGSGKQARSVIDGLQADVVTLALAGDIDALNLNQQIIDPKWQARLPDNSTPYTSTIVFLVRKGNPKQIKDWNDLVKPGVEVITPNPKTSGGARWNFLAAWAYAKAQPGGNDETALKFVTDLYRNAPVLDTGARGSTISFVQRQLGDVLLAWENEAYLSLKEQGGDQLEIVTPSLSILAEPPVAVVDKVVERKGTRKQAEAYLQYLYSDEAQRIIGKNFYRPRNEKIAEEFKDQFASVKLVTIDGDFGGWKAAQDTFFKDGAVFDKIFQEINK, encoded by the coding sequence ATGTCAATACGTCGTCTGGGGCTATCTGTTGCTACGGCAGCGCTGTTGTTTTCCGGCGTTGCTTCCGCAGCGACCGAGCTATTGAACGTATCTTACGATCCGACCCGCGAACTGTATCAACAATATAACGCCGCTTTTATCAAGCATTGGAAAGAGACCGCGGGTGAAGATATCACCATCAAAAATTCCCACGGCGGCTCCGGCAAGCAGGCGCGTTCGGTGATTGACGGCCTGCAGGCCGATGTTGTGACGCTGGCGCTGGCCGGGGATATCGATGCGCTTAATCTGAATCAGCAAATTATCGATCCGAAGTGGCAGGCGCGCTTGCCCGACAATAGTACGCCTTATACCTCCACCATCGTTTTTCTGGTGAGAAAAGGCAATCCGAAGCAGATTAAAGACTGGAACGACCTGGTTAAACCGGGCGTCGAAGTAATTACGCCAAATCCGAAAACCTCCGGCGGCGCCCGCTGGAACTTCCTGGCCGCCTGGGCGTATGCCAAGGCTCAGCCCGGCGGTAACGATGAAACGGCGCTGAAGTTTGTCACCGATCTGTATCGCAATGCCCCAGTGCTGGATACCGGCGCGCGCGGCTCAACGATCAGCTTTGTGCAGCGCCAACTGGGCGATGTGCTGCTGGCCTGGGAAAACGAAGCCTACCTCTCTTTGAAAGAGCAGGGCGGCGATCAGCTGGAAATCGTTACTCCGTCGCTGTCTATTCTGGCCGAACCTCCGGTGGCGGTGGTTGACAAGGTAGTGGAGCGTAAAGGAACGCGCAAGCAGGCGGAAGCCTATCTGCAATACCTCTACAGCGACGAGGCGCAACGGATTATCGGTAAAAACTTCTACCGTCCGCGCAATGAAAAGATTGCCGAAGAATTTAAAGATCAGTTCGCCTCGGTGAAGCTGGTAACGATTGACGGAGACTTCGGCGGCTGGAAAGCTGCGCAGGATACGTTCTTCAAAGATGGCGCGGTATTTGACAAAATATTCCAAGAGATCAATAAATAA
- a CDS encoding sulfate/molybdate ABC transporter ATP-binding protein: protein MSIEIRNINKQFGQFQALNQINLAIQSGELVALLGPSGCGKTTLLRIIAGLEQPDSGNIIFHGEDVSVHDVRKRNVGFVFQHYALFRHMTVFDNVAFGLRMKPKSIRPSKRDIEKKVHELLRLVQLEWLADRYPEQLSGGQRQRIALARALIVEPSILLLDEPFGALDAKVRKELRRWLSRLHEDINLTSVFVTHDQEEAMEVADRIVLMNKGVIEQIGSPDEVYNHPASEFVYHFLGDSNLLKIEQTDETILFRPHEVALSVEAQDGYQPVIVRDIRPLGALTRLSLKIGNQQELIEAEVAKDDLSLHGLQKGDVIQFKPKRYNHDWEI, encoded by the coding sequence ATGAGCATTGAGATCCGCAATATTAATAAACAATTTGGTCAGTTCCAGGCTCTGAATCAAATCAACCTGGCCATTCAGAGCGGCGAACTGGTGGCGCTGCTGGGGCCGTCCGGATGCGGTAAAACCACATTATTACGTATTATCGCCGGTCTGGAACAGCCGGATAGCGGCAACATTATTTTTCATGGCGAGGACGTGTCCGTTCACGACGTGCGCAAGCGCAACGTGGGGTTTGTGTTCCAGCATTACGCCTTGTTCCGCCACATGACGGTGTTCGACAACGTAGCGTTTGGGCTGCGGATGAAGCCGAAAAGCATCCGCCCGTCGAAACGCGATATTGAGAAAAAAGTCCATGAACTGCTCCGCCTGGTGCAACTGGAGTGGCTGGCGGACCGCTATCCCGAGCAATTGTCCGGCGGCCAGCGTCAGCGTATCGCCCTTGCCAGGGCGCTGATTGTCGAGCCCAGCATTCTGTTGCTGGACGAACCCTTCGGCGCGCTGGATGCCAAAGTGCGCAAGGAGCTGCGTCGCTGGCTATCCCGCCTGCATGAGGATATCAATCTGACGTCGGTGTTTGTTACGCACGATCAGGAAGAGGCGATGGAAGTCGCCGATCGTATCGTACTGATGAATAAAGGCGTCATTGAACAGATTGGTTCGCCTGATGAAGTTTATAATCACCCGGCCAGTGAATTTGTTTATCACTTCCTGGGGGACAGCAACCTGCTGAAGATTGAACAGACTGACGAAACCATCCTGTTCCGTCCCCATGAAGTGGCTTTGTCCGTTGAGGCGCAGGATGGCTATCAGCCGGTCATCGTACGTGATATCCGTCCACTGGGCGCGTTGACCCGTCTGTCATTGAAGATTGGCAATCAACAGGAGCTAATAGAAGCTGAAGTGGCGAAAGACGATCTCAGTTTGCATGGCTTGCAAAAAGGGGATGTTATCCAGTTCAAACCCAAGCGCTATAACCATGACTGGGAAATTTGA
- the degP gene encoding serine endoprotease DegP, whose product MKRKSLVLSALTLSLAMAMGPIGAYAAETVSSSSSPSALPSLAPMLEKVMPSVVSIYVEGHTNVSKESIPQQLQPFFGEDSPFCQDGSPFQQSPICQDGESDGEGQPSRQQDFQALGAGVVINAEKGYVVTNNHVVDNADKIQVRLNDGRKYDAKVIGKDPRSDVALVQLQNFNNLTAIRLADSDQLRVGDYTVAIGNPYGLGETATSGIISALGRSGLNIENYENFIQTDAAINRGNSGGALVNLNGELIGLNTAILAPDGGNIGIGFAIPSNMVKSLVAQIVEFGEVKRGELGITGTELNSELAQAMKVDAQRGAFVSQVQPKSAAAEAGIKAGDVIVTLNGKAIGSFAALRAQVGSLPVGSKVSLGLLRDGKPLTVNVTLRQGSQAQVASGNLYSGIEGAELSNIQVDGQKGVKVDNVKADSAAARIGLKKDDLILGVNQQPIRNLGELRKILERKPAVLALHVRRGDSNIYLLSQ is encoded by the coding sequence ATGAAAAGAAAATCATTAGTTCTAAGCGCGCTGACGTTAAGCCTGGCGATGGCGATGGGGCCGATCGGAGCGTATGCGGCAGAGACGGTTTCCTCCTCATCCTCACCGAGCGCACTTCCCAGCCTGGCGCCGATGCTGGAAAAGGTCATGCCTTCGGTCGTCAGTATCTATGTGGAAGGGCACACTAACGTTAGCAAAGAGAGCATCCCTCAGCAGCTACAGCCTTTCTTTGGCGAAGACTCGCCGTTCTGTCAGGACGGCTCGCCGTTTCAGCAATCTCCCATTTGTCAGGACGGGGAGAGCGACGGCGAGGGGCAGCCTTCCCGCCAGCAGGATTTTCAGGCGCTGGGCGCCGGGGTGGTCATCAATGCCGAAAAAGGCTACGTGGTCACCAATAACCATGTGGTGGATAACGCCGATAAAATTCAGGTGCGTCTCAACGACGGCCGTAAATATGACGCCAAAGTGATCGGTAAAGATCCCCGTTCCGACGTGGCGCTGGTGCAACTGCAAAATTTCAACAACCTGACGGCCATCCGCCTGGCCGATTCCGACCAGTTGCGCGTCGGCGATTACACCGTCGCCATCGGCAACCCGTACGGGCTGGGGGAGACGGCAACCTCCGGGATTATCTCGGCGCTGGGGCGCAGCGGATTGAATATTGAAAACTATGAAAACTTTATTCAGACCGACGCGGCCATCAACCGTGGAAACTCCGGCGGCGCGCTGGTTAACCTGAATGGCGAGCTGATCGGTTTAAATACCGCGATCCTGGCTCCTGACGGCGGCAATATCGGCATCGGTTTCGCCATTCCCAGTAATATGGTGAAAAGCCTGGTGGCGCAGATCGTCGAGTTCGGCGAGGTAAAACGCGGCGAGCTGGGCATTACCGGCACCGAACTGAATTCGGAACTGGCGCAGGCGATGAAGGTGGACGCGCAGCGCGGCGCTTTTGTCAGCCAGGTGCAGCCGAAATCGGCCGCGGCCGAGGCGGGCATTAAAGCCGGCGACGTGATTGTGACGCTGAACGGTAAAGCGATCGGCAGTTTTGCGGCATTGCGGGCGCAGGTGGGGTCGTTGCCGGTGGGCAGCAAGGTGTCGCTGGGGCTGCTGCGCGACGGCAAACCGCTAACGGTGAATGTGACATTGCGGCAAGGCAGTCAGGCGCAGGTGGCGTCCGGCAACCTCTATTCCGGTATCGAAGGCGCCGAATTAAGCAATATCCAGGTGGATGGCCAAAAGGGCGTCAAAGTCGATAACGTCAAAGCGGATTCCGCGGCGGCGCGCATTGGCTTGAAAAAGGATGACCTCATCCTTGGGGTGAACCAGCAGCCGATACGGAATCTTGGCGAACTGCGCAAGATCCTGGAAAGGAAGCCCGCGGTGCTGGCGCTGCATGTCCGTCGCGGTGACAGCAATATTTATCTGCTCTCCCAATAA
- the cysT gene encoding sulfate ABC transporter permease subunit CysT gives MSQRSSSVIPGFGLTLGFSLSYLGLIVLIPLAGMFLYASQLTLAQFWELITSRQVLFSLQLSFGTALAAAFINGILGTLLAWVLVRYTFPGRKVIDAMIDMPFALPTAVAGIALTALYAPNGLIGSLFPFKIAYTGIGITLALIFVTLPFVVRTLQPVLADIPKEIEEAAACLGARPLQVFRHVLIPTLLPAWLTGFALAFARGVGEYGSVVFIAGNIPFKTEILPLLIVSKLDQYDYKGATGIGVFMLLVSFIMLLLINLLQRRIQPKL, from the coding sequence ATGTCACAACGTTCCTCCTCGGTAATTCCCGGTTTCGGATTAACTTTGGGCTTCAGCCTGAGTTATTTAGGGTTGATAGTACTCATCCCTTTGGCCGGTATGTTTCTTTACGCCAGCCAACTGACCCTGGCACAATTCTGGGAGCTCATTACCAGTCGGCAGGTACTTTTCTCGCTCCAGCTCTCTTTTGGCACGGCGCTGGCCGCTGCATTTATCAATGGTATTTTGGGAACGCTGCTGGCGTGGGTGTTGGTTCGTTACACTTTTCCCGGCCGCAAGGTCATTGACGCGATGATCGATATGCCGTTCGCGCTGCCGACGGCGGTCGCGGGGATTGCGTTGACGGCCCTATACGCGCCGAACGGCCTGATTGGCTCGCTGTTTCCGTTTAAAATCGCCTACACCGGCATCGGCATCACGCTGGCGTTGATTTTTGTCACCCTGCCTTTTGTCGTCAGGACATTGCAGCCCGTTCTTGCCGATATTCCGAAGGAAATCGAGGAAGCCGCGGCCTGTCTTGGCGCGCGTCCGCTGCAGGTATTCCGCCATGTGTTGATTCCCACCTTGCTTCCCGCCTGGCTGACCGGCTTTGCCCTGGCGTTTGCCCGCGGCGTGGGGGAGTACGGTTCAGTGGTGTTTATCGCGGGGAATATTCCTTTTAAAACCGAAATTCTGCCTCTGCTGATCGTCTCGAAGCTCGACCAGTATGACTACAAAGGCGCGACCGGGATTGGCGTGTTTATGCTGCTGGTTTCTTTCATTATGTTGCTGTTGATTAATTTATTGCAGCGCCGCATCCAACCGAAACTGTAA
- the cysW gene encoding sulfate ABC transporter permease subunit CysW, producing MDQVISAQPRATKSKKHPATYYILVSLAWIVFFLILVLPLFMVVTQGLDRGVAAFWDAITEPDAVSALKLTLLATVISVPLNVLFGLATAWSVTKFEFRGKSFLLALIDLPFSVSPVVAGLVYVLLFGAQSKLYPFLTAHNLEVVYAVPGIVLATIFVTLPYVARELIPLMEQQGSQEEEAARLLGANGWQMFWHITLPNVKWALIYGVVLCTARAMGEFGAVSVISGHIRGLTNTLPLHIEILYNEYNIVAAFSVAILLLVMSLVVLLLRQWSESRLTKQLEKQQELTKNEH from the coding sequence ATGGATCAAGTTATTTCCGCTCAGCCCCGTGCAACGAAATCCAAAAAGCACCCGGCGACCTACTATATTTTGGTTTCGCTGGCGTGGATCGTCTTTTTCCTGATTCTGGTTTTGCCGCTGTTTATGGTGGTGACGCAGGGGTTGGATAGAGGCGTCGCCGCATTCTGGGATGCCATTACCGAACCCGATGCGGTCTCCGCGCTGAAGCTGACGCTGCTGGCCACGGTGATTTCCGTGCCGCTCAACGTCCTCTTCGGCCTTGCCACCGCCTGGAGCGTGACGAAATTCGAATTCCGCGGCAAAAGTTTTCTGCTGGCGTTAATCGATTTGCCTTTCTCCGTCTCGCCGGTGGTCGCCGGTTTGGTCTATGTCCTGCTGTTTGGGGCGCAAAGTAAGCTGTATCCGTTTCTGACCGCCCATAATCTGGAAGTCGTTTATGCGGTGCCGGGGATTGTGCTGGCGACGATTTTCGTCACGCTGCCGTACGTGGCCCGCGAACTGATCCCGTTGATGGAGCAGCAGGGGTCGCAGGAAGAAGAGGCCGCTAGGCTGCTGGGCGCCAACGGCTGGCAGATGTTCTGGCATATCACGCTGCCTAACGTGAAGTGGGCGCTGATTTATGGCGTAGTGCTGTGTACCGCCAGGGCGATGGGGGAATTCGGGGCCGTCTCGGTTATTTCCGGCCATATCCGCGGGCTGACCAACACGCTGCCGCTGCATATCGAAATTCTTTACAACGAATACAATATCGTCGCTGCTTTTAGCGTCGCCATACTGCTGTTGGTGATGTCGCTGGTCGTGCTTCTGCTGCGCCAGTGGAGTGAAAGCCGTTTGACGAAGCAACTAGAGAAACAACAGGAGTTGACCAAAAATGAGCATTGA
- a CDS encoding CdaR family transcriptional regulator, which yields MASYHLNAKMAQDIVARTMQIIDSNINVMDARGKIIGSGDQERLGELHEGALLVLSQGRVVDIDEAVARHLHGVRPGINLPLHIDGEIVGVIGLTGNPGQLRQYGELVCMTAEMMLEQARLLHMLAQDSRLREELVLNLIRTDDLSPALMEWAQRLGIDVNQPRVVAVVEVDSGQLGVDSAMAELQQLQTLLTTPERNNLIAIVSLTEMVVLKPALNSHGRWDAEEHRRRVDGLLSRMTESSRLRVRLALGNYFTGPGSIARSYRTARTTMSVGKQRMPAQRCYYYQDLMLPVLLDSLRGGWQANELVRPLAKLKAMDGNGLLRRTLHAWFRNNVQPGATAKSLFIHRNTLEYRLNRISELTGLDLGNFDDRLLLYVALQLDEEK from the coding sequence ATGGCGTCGTACCATCTTAATGCCAAAATGGCACAGGATATCGTCGCGCGGACCATGCAGATTATTGATAGCAATATCAACGTGATGGATGCCCGCGGTAAGATTATCGGCAGTGGCGATCAGGAGCGGTTGGGGGAATTGCATGAGGGCGCGCTGCTGGTGCTTTCGCAGGGAAGGGTGGTCGATATTGACGAGGCGGTGGCGCGCCATCTGCACGGCGTGCGTCCCGGCATCAACCTGCCGCTGCATATTGACGGTGAAATCGTCGGGGTGATCGGTCTGACCGGCAACCCCGGACAGTTGCGTCAGTACGGCGAACTGGTGTGCATGACGGCGGAAATGATGCTTGAGCAGGCGAGGCTGCTGCATATGCTGGCGCAGGATAGCCGTCTGCGCGAAGAGCTGGTGCTTAATCTGATTCGTACTGACGATCTCTCTCCCGCGCTGATGGAGTGGGCGCAGCGTTTGGGCATTGATGTTAATCAGCCGCGCGTCGTGGCCGTGGTTGAGGTTGATAGCGGACAGCTTGGCGTAGACAGCGCGATGGCGGAGCTACAGCAACTGCAGACGCTGCTGACCACGCCGGAGCGCAACAATCTGATCGCCATTGTTTCCCTGACGGAAATGGTGGTATTGAAGCCGGCGTTAAACAGCCACGGCCGCTGGGATGCGGAGGAGCATCGCCGCCGCGTGGATGGCCTGCTGTCGCGCATGACGGAGAGCAGCCGCCTGCGGGTGCGGCTGGCGCTGGGAAATTATTTTACCGGCCCCGGCAGCATTGCCCGCTCTTATCGCACCGCCCGCACCACCATGAGCGTCGGCAAGCAGCGGATGCCCGCGCAGCGCTGTTACTATTATCAGGATCTGATGCTGCCGGTATTGCTGGACAGCCTGCGCGGAGGCTGGCAGGCGAATGAACTGGTGCGTCCGTTGGCGAAGCTTAAGGCCATGGATGGTAACGGCCTGTTGCGTCGGACGCTGCATGCCTGGTTCCGCAATAATGTGCAGCCCGGAGCAACGGCAAAGTCGCTGTTTATCCATCGCAACACGCTGGAGTACCGTCTTAACCGCATCTCTGAGCTCACCGGACTGGATCTGGGGAATTTCGACGATCGTCTGCTGTTGTATGTCGCCCTGCAACTGGATGAGGAAAAATAG